A single genomic interval of Metamycoplasma salivarium harbors:
- a CDS encoding lipoprotein 17-related variable surface protein, which produces MSNKKRKNAILALSIAAVAATTTTVVYFYFRNVLKYMVVKNKVDGSGNPVAIPYSAIDFKNKWENDGLKFDTPVFQTYFEQRFNYKNINSVAKDIKLELSLSDDLQNVILTVTLTKKFGKTETRQFTLIGFTANQKAKELNDFIKNLNIDVNGKNKLPSEVTESNLSPITDPNKDKYDITHKLVPNDETGELKVVTTVTSKEDPNVTKTVEKTIPNFKKDTIPASAVLGYTPKSLIANLMSTHEIENATATLQGGTLKAKLEEYGSFDDSLLNGLSYEIRSAKKVSDNNIEELNLTYTVSKQVIIGKNDDNSFKYGTLIEERTIKVSFETAIVSEHNARMQDYVSYVNSKIALKQGYNHNKLASTYDENNDWEIDKTLDSKYFTITFEQVDKSDTNKEVKLRMVVKSKLLATEISSQANLTLLDFFEDKPTKKLSVTAKNDGHVTNLDDYLAPNKYKDITENINYPSDNGWTLKDNSITVQKDPLDEKTLIFNYVVEKNVVESSLSATTQLLSHNGQVKVSYASIINKNKGDEFSKLLANIVIGYQGTKPRIDKVDNSKFTVDYKAPFTATDFPNYEIVGVDTSSIKFNYKDGKLFIKATIKDKKTNTITSSEMELVDGFLPFAITDDNLLKGTLKTNLSDVHTMQQVLDKFTNKSDPDQVFNVLQTMLDNFVKPTADVTNHRLEIVDLKINGNKLVLKYKIIATIPANDAPTDDKTTEIEREDTKEFDFTNVFKKQIDDVISSLTFDFSDEVKANATTTLPSEVAANISSFKVTSSDASFNQNDYDWEVELNPNNVKGKLFARITMISKQDPTIKKSIVLNNLSTQFKTYQTGQIENATAKNNISETSTLDIINKIITSSNPANEMIKKYVDYTYNGDDTIEFIKNPMNFKRIGLYKIEIEYQIDRLLNDPNNFEDTTTQSHVTNMKKFIVDFETQIKAKINEKLEELKNSLTLDVTNKSRLASTVVESDITATPTIPSDYELVYSLLDPNDKNGTLTITAILKHRETNIEVTKIVTLNGFNLDGISSSNVLKYTAKSAINDLMSTHEIEDATSGLQDALLKAKLEEYGIFDDSQLTNITYKIDHAKKANANNIEELVLTYTLTKQIIVKKNADNTYVKENVVVTKTINVSFATPIIANHNTKIQQYVAYAQSRVATYDGYNHDKLASTYNENSDWTLTNTLDSKYFDLSFANTDKSDINKDVKIDLVIKTKLLQSQIVSTTNLTLRNFKEDAPTKQLSVTAKNDGKITNLDDYLSGDKYKDITENINYPTDNGWTLKDNSITVTKNPANKYELIFHYTVQKDVILSSAASTTQHVEYAKEVIVSFTDIIINNKNKEFNNLKANLQIDYQTPKPRIDMINNSSFTFTLKSPHTWADFPNYEVIGIEASTRKLNYKTGTALVRAEIKDKASGSIFYSDYQQVTGFDPYQITNDNLLKGNLKTDIPNISSMQDVLDKFSNKTDAWQILSDLQTMLDNYSAPNAAHTFSLTNPSLTTNGNKLIFKYTMNVNVPINDAPSDNKTGIISKEDTKEFDFTNILKKNLDKDFATLTFDLANSVKSTATTTFASEVAKAMSSFTVTSSQAGFDQNKYDWLVETNPNDVDGKLFARITMISKQDSTIRNSITLNSIPTQFKVYIPTQIASATAKNNLNVTSAQEILDKILAASDKDAEVRKYIDYVYTGDETIQFSEQASDYSINGYKVKFGYRIFKQLNRPNNFEDTHHPYTSSAQKNIEVDFETQIKARISENIDSLLNDLTFDITDKSKLASTVTDANITTTSAALPSGYQLSYYWLDPNDKTGKLKVHAKITHVGSNISKEKEVEFSNFKKDDTFGFTYGISYDITYLESIMNQVLTNFANGNQTQKLANMKLFFKYDSTVVDSNITSKTLSYDTTSKVATYVFDYKKKVVTSRAQNGTLGYEEITFQNQTMSRSFYNFFEIMRWQNTFTVCAYCLNSRGRGPLCEEADGYRHWLYAELNKGTSDTQLASILATHKSNALNYLPRYKAINRHDGYENQHSHRPELQPNYYFQYTS; this is translated from the coding sequence ATGTCAAACAAAAAAAGAAAAAATGCCATATTGGCACTTTCGATTGCAGCAGTGGCTGCTACTACAACGACTGTTGTATATTTTTATTTTAGAAATGTTTTGAAATATATGGTTGTTAAAAACAAGGTTGATGGTTCAGGAAACCCTGTTGCAATTCCATATTCAGCAATTGATTTTAAAAATAAATGAGAAAATGATGGATTAAAATTTGATACACCTGTTTTTCAAACTTATTTTGAACAAAGATTTAACTACAAAAATATAAATAGTGTTGCAAAAGATATCAAATTAGAGCTTTCATTATCAGATGATTTGCAAAATGTCATTTTAACAGTTACATTAACCAAAAAATTCGGCAAAACCGAAACAAGACAATTTACTTTAATTGGATTTACTGCTAACCAAAAAGCAAAAGAATTAAATGATTTTATTAAGAACTTAAATATTGATGTAAATGGCAAAAATAAATTGCCTTCAGAAGTTACAGAAAGTAATTTGTCACCAATCACCGATCCTAATAAAGACAAGTATGATATTACCCATAAATTAGTTCCAAACGATGAAACTGGTGAACTTAAAGTTGTTACCACAGTTACAAGCAAAGAAGATCCAAACGTTACTAAAACAGTTGAAAAAACAATTCCTAATTTTAAAAAAGATACTATTCCTGCATCAGCTGTTTTGGGTTATACACCTAAATCATTAATTGCAAATTTAATGTCAACACATGAAATCGAAAATGCAACAGCTACCTTGCAGGGAGGGACTTTAAAAGCTAAACTTGAAGAATATGGCTCATTTGATGATAGTTTATTGAATGGACTTTCCTATGAAATTAGAAGTGCTAAAAAAGTTTCTGATAATAATATTGAAGAATTAAATTTAACATATACAGTTTCAAAACAAGTTATTATTGGCAAAAATGATGATAATTCATTTAAATATGGTACTTTGATAGAAGAAAGAACCATTAAAGTTTCATTCGAAACTGCAATAGTTTCTGAACATAATGCTAGAATGCAAGACTATGTTAGTTATGTAAATTCAAAAATTGCGTTAAAACAAGGATATAACCACAATAAATTAGCATCAACTTATGATGAAAATAATGATTGAGAGATTGATAAAACATTAGATAGCAAATATTTTACAATCACCTTTGAACAAGTCGACAAATCTGATACTAACAAAGAAGTTAAGTTAAGAATGGTTGTAAAATCCAAATTATTAGCAACCGAGATTTCATCGCAAGCTAATTTAACTTTATTAGACTTTTTTGAAGATAAACCAACAAAGAAATTAAGTGTGACAGCAAAAAATGATGGTCATGTTACAAACCTAGATGATTATCTTGCACCTAATAAATACAAAGACATAACTGAAAATATTAATTATCCAAGCGACAATGGTTGAACTTTAAAAGATAATTCTATTACTGTTCAAAAAGATCCTTTAGATGAAAAAACTTTGATTTTTAATTATGTTGTTGAAAAAAACGTTGTTGAAAGTAGTTTATCAGCAACAACTCAATTGTTATCACATAATGGCCAAGTAAAAGTTTCTTACGCAAGCATTATTAATAAAAACAAGGGTGATGAATTTTCAAAATTATTAGCAAATATTGTAATTGGATACCAAGGCACAAAACCTAGAATTGATAAAGTTGATAATTCTAAATTTACTGTTGATTATAAAGCACCTTTTACTGCCACTGATTTTCCTAATTACGAAATTGTTGGTGTTGATACATCTTCAATAAAATTTAATTATAAAGATGGTAAATTGTTCATCAAAGCAACAATTAAAGACAAAAAAACTAACACTATTACAAGTTCAGAAATGGAACTTGTTGATGGATTTTTACCATTTGCAATTACTGATGATAATTTATTAAAAGGAACATTGAAAACAAATCTATCTGATGTTCACACAATGCAACAAGTATTAGATAAATTTACTAATAAATCTGATCCAGATCAAGTATTTAATGTTTTGCAAACAATGCTTGATAATTTTGTTAAACCAACAGCTGATGTAACAAATCACAGATTAGAAATTGTTGATCTAAAAATCAATGGCAACAAATTAGTATTAAAATACAAAATTATTGCAACAATTCCTGCAAATGATGCTCCGACTGATGATAAAACTACTGAAATTGAAAGAGAAGATACTAAAGAATTTGATTTTACAAACGTTTTCAAAAAACAAATTGATGATGTTATAAGCTCATTAACATTTGATTTTTCTGATGAAGTAAAAGCGAATGCTACAACAACTTTGCCTTCAGAAGTTGCCGCTAATATTTCTTCATTTAAAGTTACTTCGTCTGATGCTTCATTTAATCAAAATGATTATGATTGAGAAGTAGAACTAAATCCTAATAATGTTAAAGGCAAACTATTTGCAAGAATTACAATGATTTCAAAACAAGACCCAACAATCAAGAAAAGCATTGTTTTAAATAATTTAAGTACTCAATTTAAGACTTATCAAACAGGCCAAATTGAAAATGCTACCGCTAAAAATAATATTAGTGAAACCTCTACTTTAGATATTATTAACAAAATAATAACAAGTTCTAATCCTGCGAATGAAATGATAAAAAAATATGTAGATTACACATATAACGGGGATGATACTATTGAATTTATTAAAAACCCAATGAATTTCAAACGTATAGGACTTTATAAAATAGAAATTGAATATCAAATTGATAGATTATTAAATGATCCAAATAATTTTGAAGACACCACAACTCAAAGTCATGTAACAAACATGAAGAAATTTATAGTTGATTTTGAAACACAAATTAAAGCTAAAATCAATGAAAAATTAGAAGAACTAAAGAATTCTTTAACTTTAGATGTTACAAACAAATCAAGATTAGCATCAACAGTAGTTGAAAGTGATATTACTGCAACTCCTACTATCCCATCAGATTATGAACTTGTATATTCATTATTAGATCCAAATGATAAAAACGGTACATTAACAATTACTGCAATTCTAAAACATAGAGAAACTAATATTGAAGTAACCAAAATTGTTACTTTAAATGGATTTAACTTAGATGGTATTTCATCATCTAATGTTCTTAAATATACTGCAAAATCTGCAATCAATGATTTAATGTCAACACATGAAATTGAAGATGCAACCAGTGGATTACAAGATGCTTTATTAAAAGCAAAACTCGAAGAATATGGGATTTTTGATGATAGTCAATTAACAAACATAACATATAAAATTGACCACGCTAAAAAAGCTAATGCTAATAATATTGAAGAATTAGTTTTAACTTATACTTTAACAAAACAAATAATTGTTAAAAAAAATGCAGATAATACTTATGTCAAAGAAAATGTTGTTGTTACAAAAACAATCAATGTTTCATTTGCTACTCCAATTATTGCAAATCACAATACAAAAATTCAACAATATGTTGCTTATGCGCAAAGTAGAGTTGCTACATATGATGGATATAATCATGATAAATTAGCATCAACTTATAATGAAAATAGTGATTGAACTTTAACTAACACATTAGATTCAAAATATTTTGATCTTTCTTTTGCAAACACCGATAAATCTGATATTAATAAAGATGTTAAAATAGATTTAGTTATTAAAACTAAATTATTGCAATCACAAATTGTTTCTACAACTAATTTAACTTTAAGAAACTTTAAAGAGGATGCACCTACAAAACAATTAAGTGTAACTGCAAAAAATGATGGAAAAATTACAAACCTAGATGATTATCTTTCAGGCGATAAATATAAAGACATAACTGAAAATATTAATTATCCAACTGATAATGGTTGAACATTGAAAGATAATTCAATTACAGTTACTAAAAATCCTGCAAATAAATATGAATTAATTTTCCATTATACTGTACAAAAAGATGTCATTTTAAGTAGTGCTGCTTCAACTACTCAACATGTTGAGTATGCAAAAGAAGTAATTGTTTCATTTACCGATATTATTATTAATAATAAAAATAAAGAATTCAATAATTTGAAAGCTAACTTGCAAATTGATTATCAAACTCCAAAACCAAGAATAGATATGATTAATAATTCAAGTTTCACATTTACGTTAAAATCACCTCACACTTGAGCAGATTTTCCAAATTATGAAGTAATTGGAATTGAAGCATCAACTAGAAAATTAAATTATAAAACTGGAACTGCACTTGTTAGAGCTGAAATAAAAGATAAAGCGTCTGGTTCTATATTTTATTCAGATTATCAACAAGTTACTGGATTTGATCCATATCAAATTACAAATGATAATTTATTAAAAGGTAATTTGAAAACTGACATTCCTAATATTAGTTCAATGCAAGATGTGTTGGATAAATTCTCTAATAAAACTGATGCATGACAAATATTGAGTGATTTGCAAACTATGTTAGATAATTACTCAGCACCAAACGCTGCACATACATTCTCATTAACAAATCCAAGTTTAACAACAAATGGAAATAAACTTATTTTTAAATATACAATGAATGTTAATGTCCCTATTAATGATGCTCCAAGTGATAATAAAACTGGAATAATTTCAAAAGAAGACACTAAAGAATTTGATTTCACAAATATATTGAAGAAGAATTTGGATAAAGATTTTGCTACATTAACATTTGACTTAGCGAATAGTGTTAAAAGCACTGCTACAACAACATTTGCATCTGAAGTTGCTAAAGCAATGAGTTCATTTACAGTTACTTCATCACAAGCCGGATTTGATCAAAACAAATATGATTGATTGGTAGAAACAAATCCTAATGACGTTGATGGTAAATTATTTGCAAGAATTACAATGATTTCAAAACAAGATTCTACAATTAGAAATAGTATTACATTAAATTCAATACCTACACAATTTAAAGTTTATATACCTACTCAAATTGCAAGTGCAACTGCTAAAAATAATCTTAATGTCACTTCGGCACAAGAAATTCTTGACAAAATTTTAGCTGCTAGTGATAAAGATGCTGAGGTTAGAAAATATATTGATTATGTTTATACAGGAGATGAAACAATTCAGTTTTCAGAACAAGCTAGTGATTATTCTATTAATGGATACAAAGTAAAATTTGGGTATAGGATTTTTAAACAATTAAATAGACCAAATAATTTTGAAGATACACATCATCCATATACCTCGTCAGCACAAAAAAATATTGAAGTAGACTTTGAAACACAAATCAAAGCAAGGATTTCTGAAAATATTGATAGTCTTCTAAATGATTTAACGTTTGATATTACTGATAAAAGCAAACTTGCTTCAACAGTAACTGATGCTAATATAACAACGACTTCTGCTGCCCTTCCTTCAGGATATCAACTAAGTTATTATTGATTAGACCCTAACGATAAAACAGGAAAATTAAAAGTTCATGCAAAAATAACACACGTTGGGTCAAATATTTCAAAAGAAAAAGAAGTTGAATTTTCTAACTTTAAAAAAGATGATACATTTGGTTTTACTTATGGAATTTCATATGATATTACGTATTTAGAATCAATTATGAATCAAGTACTTACAAATTTTGCAAATGGCAATCAAACACAGAAACTAGCGAATATGAAATTATTCTTCAAGTATGATTCTACAGTAGTTGATAGTAATATAACAAGTAAAACATTGAGTTATGATACAACTTCAAAAGTAGCAACTTATGTATTTGATTATAAGAAAAAAGTTGTAACATCAAGAGCTCAAAATGGTACTTTAGGTTATGAAGAAATAACTTTTCAAAATCAAACAATGTCAAGAAGTTTTTATAATTTCTTTGAAATAATGAGATGACAAAATACATTTACTGTTTGTGCTTATTGTTTAAATTCTAGAGGGCGTGGACCATTATGTGAAGAAGCAGACGGTTATAGACATTGATTGTATGCAGAATTAAATAAAGGAACTTCAGACACACAATTAGCATCAATTTTGGCAACTCATAAATCAAACGCTTTAAATTATCTTCCTAGATATAAAGCTATAAATAGACATGATGGTTATGAAAATCAACATTCACATAGACCAGAACTCCAACCAAATTATTATTTTCAATATACATCATAA
- the uvrB gene encoding excinuclease ABC subunit UvrB, which yields MSNDQKIFRLVSDYKPAGDQPEAIANLLEGLEEHKEHQVLLGVTGSGKTFTIANVIEKANRPVLILSHNKTLASQLYSELKGFFPENRVEYFISYFDYYKPEAYLPSKDLFIEKTSQNNKILEAMRMSAINALSIRRDTIVVASVAAIYGEYNPTEYRANFFPIEVGQKIPRKEFTRKLIKMAYDRNKGELDRGQFDIKGDIYEIAPGYTNDFNLRIDTFDDEIEKISEINPITKEVLKSHKSLTIFPATTYTVNPIYLENMVAEIKEELDERIKYFKDRDKLLEAQRIKDRTLNDLDSIQEFGFTSGIENYARYLDGRAPGQRPYTLFDYLPSDALVFVDESHIMISQLNGMYNGDRSRKETLVEYGFRLPSALDNRPLKFQEFENFHFPKIYLSATPGDYELNKTNGEVISQLIRPTGLVDPIIEIRTKQNQIQDIYDHIKEQIAKNERTLILTTTKKHAEELSLYLKEQSIKSAYIHDQFNTLERNEIIKALRTGKYDVVIGINLLREGLDIPEVSLICILNADSNGFMRDTRSLIQIVGRAARNDHGKVIFYADTITESMQKCIIDNQNKRAIQEKFNKEHNIIPKTIKKPIPAPIQAAILVDDIASYFESKEKAKDLRYNRKYINNLIKEMQKYSKENKFEEAIVIRDHLLELGIDIQTIKNEIK from the coding sequence ATGAGTAATGATCAAAAAATATTTAGGTTAGTTAGCGATTACAAACCGGCAGGGGATCAACCTGAAGCTATTGCAAATTTATTAGAAGGATTAGAAGAACATAAAGAACATCAAGTGCTTTTGGGTGTTACTGGTTCTGGTAAAACTTTTACTATTGCAAATGTAATTGAAAAAGCAAATCGACCTGTTTTAATTTTAAGCCATAATAAAACATTAGCAAGTCAACTATATTCTGAATTAAAAGGTTTTTTTCCTGAGAATAGAGTGGAATATTTTATTTCGTATTTTGATTATTACAAGCCCGAAGCTTATTTGCCTTCAAAAGATTTATTTATTGAAAAAACTTCACAAAATAACAAAATTTTAGAAGCTATGAGAATGTCTGCAATTAATGCTTTAAGTATTAGAAGAGACACTATTGTTGTAGCATCAGTTGCTGCTATTTATGGTGAATATAATCCTACAGAATATCGTGCTAATTTTTTTCCAATTGAAGTTGGACAAAAGATTCCACGTAAAGAATTTACAAGAAAATTAATTAAAATGGCTTATGACCGTAACAAAGGTGAATTAGATCGTGGTCAATTTGATATTAAAGGTGATATTTATGAAATAGCACCAGGATACACTAATGATTTTAATTTAAGAATTGACACATTTGATGATGAAATAGAAAAAATTTCTGAAATAAATCCTATTACTAAAGAAGTTTTAAAATCACATAAAAGTTTAACTATTTTTCCAGCAACTACCTATACAGTTAATCCAATTTATTTAGAAAATATGGTTGCTGAAATTAAAGAAGAATTAGACGAAAGAATCAAATATTTTAAAGACCGTGATAAATTATTAGAAGCTCAAAGAATTAAAGATCGTACATTAAATGATTTAGATTCAATTCAAGAATTTGGATTTACTAGTGGTATTGAAAACTATGCAAGATATTTAGATGGAAGAGCACCTGGTCAAAGACCATATACTTTATTTGATTATTTACCATCTGATGCATTAGTATTTGTTGATGAAAGTCATATTATGATTTCACAACTTAATGGAATGTATAATGGAGATAGATCAAGAAAAGAAACATTGGTTGAATATGGATTTAGATTACCTTCAGCATTAGATAATAGACCTTTAAAATTTCAAGAATTTGAAAATTTTCATTTTCCAAAAATTTATTTATCCGCAACTCCAGGTGATTATGAATTAAACAAAACTAATGGAGAAGTTATTAGTCAACTAATAAGACCAACAGGACTTGTAGATCCAATCATTGAAATTAGAACCAAACAAAATCAAATTCAAGATATTTATGATCATATTAAAGAACAAATTGCCAAAAACGAAAGAACATTAATTTTAACAACAACTAAAAAACATGCTGAAGAACTCTCTTTGTATTTAAAAGAACAAAGCATAAAGTCTGCTTATATTCATGATCAGTTTAATACATTAGAACGTAATGAAATTATTAAAGCTTTAAGAACGGGAAAATATGATGTTGTAATTGGAATTAATTTATTAAGAGAAGGGCTTGATATTCCTGAAGTTAGTTTAATTTGTATTTTAAATGCTGATAGTAATGGATTTATGAGAGATACGAGAAGTTTAATTCAAATTGTTGGACGTGCTGCTAGAAATGACCATGGAAAAGTTATTTTTTATGCCGACACAATCACAGAATCAATGCAAAAATGTATTATTGATAATCAAAACAAACGTGCTATTCAAGAAAAATTTAATAAAGAACATAATATTATTCCTAAAACTATTAAAAAACCAATTCCTGCACCTATTCAAGCAGCAATTTTGGTTGATGATATTGCATCATACTTTGAATCTAAAGAAAAAGCTAAGGATTTAAGATACAATCGCAAATACATTAACAACTTAATTAAAGAAATGCAAAAGTACTCTAAAGAAAACAAATTCGAAGAAGCTATTGTAATTAGGGATCATTTATTGGAGCTTGGTATCGATATTCAAACAATTAAAAATGAAATTAAATAA
- a CDS encoding endonuclease/exonuclease/phosphatase family protein, which yields MFISFSCNNNWNKIIDNFQISLKNKQQNVEDVTKDDFNLTYDKSLAKVEISSIKKFNDTSVIVSVTFYDFDNNVVGKRDYLVSGFIPMSELIKDFQIDVKEKDKKYASDIASKYKNNVTKEKLLEDFLISGIDETKVDWKIERVENLGNGTIEVLLSFFDKINNKNIGTRKYKISGFKKESEILRWGHWNICNLGNLPKHQVHANLIANWLASYDIDVMGLTEVESMQGLEEIVKKLNEFKKTKKFKHITSKRLKGVYAGKNQAEYTSIIYNSAKLEVKDFTNGKKGFSYQEKFKSKWRDDCEYVRPPFGALFEHKNSSRKFTFVFNHFDGPGINPKINEVSSGYGGNGSQEVAEAMHLRKVLDKFDELDGDNENIFFGGDTNIKLGNQRKGAFDDIEQKGYKSLFKDEEKYKSSLGANFNVYSQPYDKLFAKTKFQTIGSYIYKLWDIEKDKELLNKCKDLGLSYDSSPRKWHAQISDHCPVYSDLKF from the coding sequence ATGTTTATAAGTTTTTCATGCAATAATAATTGAAATAAAATTATTGATAATTTTCAAATTTCACTTAAAAATAAGCAACAAAATGTTGAAGATGTAACAAAAGATGATTTTAATTTAACTTATGACAAATCATTAGCTAAAGTTGAAATTAGTAGTATAAAAAAATTTAATGACACTAGTGTTATAGTTAGTGTTACATTTTATGATTTTGACAATAATGTTGTTGGCAAAAGAGATTATTTAGTATCTGGATTTATTCCAATGTCTGAACTAATTAAAGATTTTCAAATTGATGTTAAAGAAAAAGATAAAAAATATGCAAGTGACATTGCATCTAAATACAAAAATAATGTAACAAAAGAAAAACTATTAGAAGATTTTTTAATTAGTGGAATTGATGAAACAAAAGTTGATTGAAAAATAGAAAGAGTTGAAAATTTAGGTAATGGTACTATTGAAGTGTTGCTTTCATTTTTTGATAAAATAAATAACAAAAACATAGGAACTAGAAAATATAAAATTTCAGGTTTTAAAAAAGAATCTGAAATATTAAGATGAGGTCATTGAAATATATGCAATTTAGGTAATTTACCTAAACATCAAGTTCATGCTAATCTTATTGCTAATTGACTTGCATCTTATGATATAGATGTTATGGGGTTAACTGAAGTTGAAAGTATGCAAGGTTTAGAAGAAATTGTCAAAAAGTTAAATGAATTTAAGAAAACTAAAAAATTTAAACACATTACTTCTAAAAGACTAAAAGGTGTTTATGCAGGAAAAAACCAAGCAGAATATACTAGCATCATTTATAATTCAGCAAAATTAGAAGTTAAAGATTTTACTAATGGTAAAAAAGGATTTAGCTATCAAGAAAAATTCAAATCTAAATGAAGAGATGATTGTGAATATGTAAGACCACCATTTGGTGCATTATTTGAACATAAAAATTCAAGTCGTAAATTTACATTTGTATTTAATCATTTTGATGGACCGGGTATCAATCCAAAAATTAATGAAGTAAGTTCAGGATATGGTGGCAATGGAAGCCAAGAAGTTGCAGAAGCTATGCATCTAAGAAAAGTTTTAGATAAATTTGATGAGCTAGATGGTGATAATGAAAATATTTTCTTTGGTGGAGATACTAATATTAAATTAGGAAATCAAAGAAAAGGTGCCTTTGACGATATTGAACAAAAAGGGTATAAATCGCTTTTTAAAGATGAAGAAAAATATAAATCTTCACTCGGTGCTAATTTTAATGTTTATTCACAACCTTATGATAAATTATTTGCTAAAACCAAGTTTCAAACAATTGGTAGCTATATTTATAAATTGTGAGATATTGAAAAAGATAAAGAGTTATTAAATAAATGCAAGGATTTAGGGCTTTCATATGATTCAAGCCCTCGCAAATGGCATGCTCAAATTTCTGACCATTGTCCTGTTTATTCAGACCTTAAATTTTAA